Proteins co-encoded in one Ziziphus jujuba cultivar Dongzao chromosome 9, ASM3175591v1 genomic window:
- the LOC107427187 gene encoding homoserine kinase gives MAICYQSPIKPITIPQSKALTNPKLSFRCNLSLPSRSNPLTISEPEPVYASVKAFAPATIANLGPGFDFLGCAVDGLGDFVSLSLDPNVQPGEVSISEISGDNANRLSKSPLWNCAGIAAIEVMKMLGIRSVGLSLSLEKGLPLGSGLGSSAASAAAAAVAVNELFGGKLGVKELVMAGLKSEEKVSGYHADNVAPAIMGGFVLIQNYEPVELIPLRFPEEKDLFFVLTTPEFEAPTKKMRAALPAEIGMPHHVWNSSQGGALVAGVLLGDLIILGKALSSDKVVEPRRAPLIPGMEAVKKAAIEAGAFGCTISGAGPTAVAVIDDEKKGAEIGEEMVKAFLKEGNLKAVANVHRLDRIGARLISGIPR, from the coding sequence ATGGCGATCTGCTACCAATCTCCCATCAAACCCATCACCATCCCACAATCGAAAGCACTTACCAACCCAAAACTTTCCTTTAGATGCAATCTCTCCCTTCCGTCCAGATCAAACCCACTGACCATCTCCGAGCCCGAACCCGTCTATGCCTCCGTCAAGGCCTTCGCACCCGCCACCATAGCCAACCTCGGTCCGGGCTTCGACTTCCTCGGTTGCGCCGTCGACGGTCTCGGCGACTTCGTCTCCCTCAGCCTTGATCCCAATGTCCAGCCGGGCGAGGTCTCCATCTCCGAAATCTCTGGCGACAACGCCAACAGGCTCAGCAAGTCCCCTCTCTGGAATTGTGCAGGAATCGCCGCCATCGAGGTCATGAAGATGCTCGGCATCCGATCGGTGGGGCTGTCGCTTTCCCTCGAGAAGGGGTTGCCATTGGGAAGCGGGTTGGGATCGAGTGCGGCGAGCGCAGCCGCCGCCGCGGTGGCTGTGAACGAGCTTTTCGGAGGGAAGCTGGGGGTTAAGGAGCTCGTGATGGCGGGGCTTAAATCGGAGGAGAAGGTTTCCGGCTACCACGCGGACAATGTGGCGCCGGCGATCATGGGAGGCTTCGTATTGATCCAAAACTATGAACCTGTGGAACTGATTCCACTGAGATTCCCGGAGGAAAAGGATCTCTTTTTCGTACTGACCACGCCGGAATTCGAGGCTCCGACGAAGAAGATGAGGGCGGCATTGCCGGCGGAGATCGGAATGCCGCACCACGTATGGAATTCAAGCCAAGGAGGGGCATTGGTGGCCGGAGTATTGCTAGGGGATTTGATTATCTTAGGCAAGGCCTTATCGTCGGATAAGGTTGTCGAGCCTAGGAGGGCACCTCTGATTCCGGGCATGGAGGCTGTGAAGAAAGCCGCCATTGAAGCCGGCGCATTCGGGTGCACGATAAGCGGCGCCGGACCGACTGCGGTTGCGGTGATCGACGACGAGAAGAAAGGGGCCGAAATTGGGGAAGAGATGGTTAAGGCATTCTTGAAGGAGGGAAATTTGAAAGCTGTGGCTAACGTGCATAGACTGGACAGGATTGGTGCCAGACTCATTAGCGGCATTCCTAGATGA
- the LOC107408240 gene encoding glutamate receptor 3.2 isoform X2, which translates to MVKLVLLLSIFIVCYGEVSSGGTSRPKVVNIGAIFTLSTINARVSKIAIEAAERDVNSDESILGGTKLSISFHDSNFSGFLGIIGALRYMGSDTVAIIGPQNSVMAHVLSHLANELHVPLLSFTALDPSLTPLQYPYFVQTAPNDQYQMAAIAEMVSYFGWSEVIAIFSDDDQSRNGVTSLGDRLAERGCKISYKAALPPDPKATRNEVKDQLVKIRLMESRIIVLHTFSKTGLKVFDVAQELGMMEKGYVWIASSWLSTVLDSTSPVSPKIANSIEGALTLRPHTPNSKRKRDFISRWDKLSDGTIGLNPYGLYAYDTVWALAHALRLLLDKGVNISFSKYTNSGNLDAGGTMNLEELSIFDAGEQLLKNILATNMAGLTGPLRFRPDRAIINPAFEIINVIGNEYKKIGYWTNYSGLSVVSPETLYAKPPNRSVSNQHLDNVIWPGGTTDKPRGWVFPNNGEKLRIGVPYRVSYRDFISQVNGTDVVQGYCIDVFLAAIKLLPYAVPYKFILFGDGQQNPNYQDLANMVASGEFDAAVGDITIVTNRTRIVDFTQPYIESGLVVVAPVRKLSSSAWAFLRPFTPIMWAVTSSFFLIVGVVVWILEHRKNDEFRGPPKNQIITVLWFGFSTLFFAHRENTVTTLGRIVVLIWLFVVLIISSSYTASLTSILTVEQLISPINGIDSLIMNNEPIGYQVGSFAQNYLSEELDVPKSRLLALGSPEEYATALEQGIVAAVVDELSYIERFLSNYCKFSIRGNQFTRSGWGFAFPKDSPLAIDMSTAILALSENGELQKIHNKWLSRKACDSQGSNLPSEQLQLQSFWGLFLICGSVCVFALLMHMCLMMRKFSQQTPGVSELSRHGSSTPSERLQTFMSFIDKKEDQPVKRSKRKRKDTLPSVYEKEDEYINISKRTHMGTSQNGYSG; encoded by the exons ATGGTGAAACTGGTTCTTCTCCTTTCAATCTTCATTGTCTGCTATGGAGAAGTCTCATCAGGAGGGACTTCAAGACCAAAGGTGGTGAATATTGGAGCTATTTTCACATTAAGCACCATTAATGCAAGAGTCTCAAAGATTGCCATTGAAGCTGCTGAGCGGGATGTGAATTCTGACGAGAGCATTCTTGGTGGAACTAAATTGTCCATTTCTTTCCATGATTCCAATTTCAGTGGATTCCTTGGCATCATTGGGG CATTGAGATACATGGGATCTGATACAGTTGCTATAATTGGACCACAAAATTCTGTAATGGCTCATGTACTTTCACATCTTGCAAATGAACTACATGTTCCATTGTTATCATTCACAGCACTAGATCCCTCCCTAACACCTCTGCAGTACCCTTATTTTGTTCAAACGGCACCCAATGATCAGTACCAGATGGCTGCCATTGCAGAGATGGTGAGCTATTTTGGTTGGTCTGAGGTTATAGCGATTTTCAGCGATGATGATCAAAGCAGGAATGGTGTTACGTCATTAGGTGATAGACTCGCCGAAAGGGGCTGCAAAATCTCATACAAAGCAGCACTTCCACCTGATCCAAAAGCAACAAGAAATGAGGTTAAGGATCAACTGGTCAAGATTCGTTTGATGGAGTCTAGAATAATAGtcctacacacattctccaaaaCAGGACTCAAGGTTTTCGATGTAGCACAAGAGCTTGGAATGATGGAAAAAGGGTATGTTTGGATAGCGTCAAGTTGGTTATCTACTGTTTTGGATTCAACTTCGCCGGTTTCTCCAAAGATTGCTAACTCCATTGAAGGAGCTCTCACGCTTCGACCACACACCCCCAATTCGAAGAGAAAAAGGGATTTCATTTCAAGGTGGGACAAACTCAGTGATGGCACTATTGGTTTGAACCCATATGGTCTGTATGCTTATGACACAGTTTGGGCGCTTGCTCATGCTTTGAGACTGCTTTTGGACAAAGGAGTAAACATTTCATTCTCCAAATATACAAATTCTGGCAATCTTGATGCAGGAGGGACTATGAATCTCGAAGAATTGAGCATTTTTGATGCTGGAGAGCAATTGCTAAAAAACATATTGGCAACAAATATGGCAGGTCTAACTGGTCCTCTTCGATTTCGTCCAGACAGAGCTATTATAAATCCTGCTTTCGAAATCATCAATGTGATTGGAAATGAGTATAAGAAGATTGGATACTGGACTAATTATTCTGGACTATCTGTTGTGTCCCCTGAAACACTCTATGCCAAGCCACCGAACCGTTCCGTTTCAAACCAACATTTAGACAATGTAATATGGCCAGGAGGAACAACAGACAAGCCTCGCGGTTGGGTTTTCCCTAACAATGGGGAGAAACTACGAATTGGAGTACCTTACCGTGTAAGTTACCGGGACTTCATATCCCAAGTAAATGGTACCGATGTAGTCCAAGGATATTGCATTGATGTATTCCTTGCTGCTATAAAGTTGCTTCCATATGCAGTTCCATACAAGTTCATTCTGTTTGGAGATGGTCAACAGAATCCAAACTATCAAGACCTTGCAAACATGGTTGCTTCAGGT GAATTTGATGCTGCAGTAGGTGACATAACAATCGTGACGAACAGAACAAGGATTGTGGATTTCACTCAACCTTATATAGAGTCGGGGCTAGTTGTGGTGGCACCAGTCAGGAAGTTGAGTTCAAGTGCATGGGCATTTTTGAGGCCATTTACTCCAATCATGTGGGCTGTCACTTCATCTTTTTTCCTCATAGTTGGAGTAGTTGTATGGATTCTTGAACATCGAAAAAATGACGAGTTTCGAGGGCCTCCTAAGAATCAGATTATCACAGTTCTATG GTTTGGCTTTTCTACTTTGTTCTTTGCACATA GAGAAAACACAGTGACCACACTTGGTCGAATCGTGGTGCTCATCTGGCTTTTCGTGGTTCTGATCATAAGCTCGAGCTATACTGCTAGCTTGACATCAATCCTCACAGTAGAACAGTTAATATCACCCATCAACGGAATTGATAGCTTGATAATGAACAATGAACCAATAGGATACCAAGTCGGCTCTTTCGCTCAGAACTATTTGAGTGAAGAACTTGACGTCCCAAAATCAAGACTTCTTGCTCTTGGCTCACCGGAAGAATATGCTACTGCGCTTGAGCAAGGAATTGTTGCTGCTGTGGTGGATGAGCTATCATATATCGAACGCTTCCTCTCAAACTACTGCAAGTTCTCAATAAGAGGCAATCAATTCACCAGAAGTGGATGGGGATTT GCATTTCCAAAAGACTCTCCTTTAGCCATCGACATGTCAACCGCCATTCTTGCTCTATCGGAAAATGGCGAACTCCAAAAGATTCACAATAAATGGCTGTCAAGAAAGGCTTGTGATTCACAAGGCTCCAATCTTCCATCAGAACAGCTTCAGTTACAGAGCTTCTGGGGTCTGTTCCTCATCTGTGGTAGCGTATGCGTTTTCGCCCTGTTAATGCATATGTGCTTGATGATGCGAAAATTCAGCCAACAAACCCCTGGAGTTTCTGAGCTTTCTAGACATGGAAGCAGTACTCCTTCAGAACGCTTACAGACTTTCATGTCATTCATTGATAAGAAAGAAGATCAACCAGTAAAGAGGTCAAAAAGAAAGCGGAAGGATACATTACCAAGTGTCTATGAGAAAGAAGATGAATACATTAATATATCCAAGAGAACACATATGGGAACTTCCCAGAATGGGTACAGTGGATGA
- the LOC107408240 gene encoding glutamate receptor 3.2 isoform X1 — protein MLGSNSISITMVKLVLLLSIFIVCYGEVSSGGTSRPKVVNIGAIFTLSTINARVSKIAIEAAERDVNSDESILGGTKLSISFHDSNFSGFLGIIGALRYMGSDTVAIIGPQNSVMAHVLSHLANELHVPLLSFTALDPSLTPLQYPYFVQTAPNDQYQMAAIAEMVSYFGWSEVIAIFSDDDQSRNGVTSLGDRLAERGCKISYKAALPPDPKATRNEVKDQLVKIRLMESRIIVLHTFSKTGLKVFDVAQELGMMEKGYVWIASSWLSTVLDSTSPVSPKIANSIEGALTLRPHTPNSKRKRDFISRWDKLSDGTIGLNPYGLYAYDTVWALAHALRLLLDKGVNISFSKYTNSGNLDAGGTMNLEELSIFDAGEQLLKNILATNMAGLTGPLRFRPDRAIINPAFEIINVIGNEYKKIGYWTNYSGLSVVSPETLYAKPPNRSVSNQHLDNVIWPGGTTDKPRGWVFPNNGEKLRIGVPYRVSYRDFISQVNGTDVVQGYCIDVFLAAIKLLPYAVPYKFILFGDGQQNPNYQDLANMVASGEFDAAVGDITIVTNRTRIVDFTQPYIESGLVVVAPVRKLSSSAWAFLRPFTPIMWAVTSSFFLIVGVVVWILEHRKNDEFRGPPKNQIITVLWFGFSTLFFAHRENTVTTLGRIVVLIWLFVVLIISSSYTASLTSILTVEQLISPINGIDSLIMNNEPIGYQVGSFAQNYLSEELDVPKSRLLALGSPEEYATALEQGIVAAVVDELSYIERFLSNYCKFSIRGNQFTRSGWGFAFPKDSPLAIDMSTAILALSENGELQKIHNKWLSRKACDSQGSNLPSEQLQLQSFWGLFLICGSVCVFALLMHMCLMMRKFSQQTPGVSELSRHGSSTPSERLQTFMSFIDKKEDQPVKRSKRKRKDTLPSVYEKEDEYINISKRTHMGTSQNGYSG, from the exons AT GTTGGGATCTAATTCCATCAGTATAACAATGGTGAAACTGGTTCTTCTCCTTTCAATCTTCATTGTCTGCTATGGAGAAGTCTCATCAGGAGGGACTTCAAGACCAAAGGTGGTGAATATTGGAGCTATTTTCACATTAAGCACCATTAATGCAAGAGTCTCAAAGATTGCCATTGAAGCTGCTGAGCGGGATGTGAATTCTGACGAGAGCATTCTTGGTGGAACTAAATTGTCCATTTCTTTCCATGATTCCAATTTCAGTGGATTCCTTGGCATCATTGGGG CATTGAGATACATGGGATCTGATACAGTTGCTATAATTGGACCACAAAATTCTGTAATGGCTCATGTACTTTCACATCTTGCAAATGAACTACATGTTCCATTGTTATCATTCACAGCACTAGATCCCTCCCTAACACCTCTGCAGTACCCTTATTTTGTTCAAACGGCACCCAATGATCAGTACCAGATGGCTGCCATTGCAGAGATGGTGAGCTATTTTGGTTGGTCTGAGGTTATAGCGATTTTCAGCGATGATGATCAAAGCAGGAATGGTGTTACGTCATTAGGTGATAGACTCGCCGAAAGGGGCTGCAAAATCTCATACAAAGCAGCACTTCCACCTGATCCAAAAGCAACAAGAAATGAGGTTAAGGATCAACTGGTCAAGATTCGTTTGATGGAGTCTAGAATAATAGtcctacacacattctccaaaaCAGGACTCAAGGTTTTCGATGTAGCACAAGAGCTTGGAATGATGGAAAAAGGGTATGTTTGGATAGCGTCAAGTTGGTTATCTACTGTTTTGGATTCAACTTCGCCGGTTTCTCCAAAGATTGCTAACTCCATTGAAGGAGCTCTCACGCTTCGACCACACACCCCCAATTCGAAGAGAAAAAGGGATTTCATTTCAAGGTGGGACAAACTCAGTGATGGCACTATTGGTTTGAACCCATATGGTCTGTATGCTTATGACACAGTTTGGGCGCTTGCTCATGCTTTGAGACTGCTTTTGGACAAAGGAGTAAACATTTCATTCTCCAAATATACAAATTCTGGCAATCTTGATGCAGGAGGGACTATGAATCTCGAAGAATTGAGCATTTTTGATGCTGGAGAGCAATTGCTAAAAAACATATTGGCAACAAATATGGCAGGTCTAACTGGTCCTCTTCGATTTCGTCCAGACAGAGCTATTATAAATCCTGCTTTCGAAATCATCAATGTGATTGGAAATGAGTATAAGAAGATTGGATACTGGACTAATTATTCTGGACTATCTGTTGTGTCCCCTGAAACACTCTATGCCAAGCCACCGAACCGTTCCGTTTCAAACCAACATTTAGACAATGTAATATGGCCAGGAGGAACAACAGACAAGCCTCGCGGTTGGGTTTTCCCTAACAATGGGGAGAAACTACGAATTGGAGTACCTTACCGTGTAAGTTACCGGGACTTCATATCCCAAGTAAATGGTACCGATGTAGTCCAAGGATATTGCATTGATGTATTCCTTGCTGCTATAAAGTTGCTTCCATATGCAGTTCCATACAAGTTCATTCTGTTTGGAGATGGTCAACAGAATCCAAACTATCAAGACCTTGCAAACATGGTTGCTTCAGGT GAATTTGATGCTGCAGTAGGTGACATAACAATCGTGACGAACAGAACAAGGATTGTGGATTTCACTCAACCTTATATAGAGTCGGGGCTAGTTGTGGTGGCACCAGTCAGGAAGTTGAGTTCAAGTGCATGGGCATTTTTGAGGCCATTTACTCCAATCATGTGGGCTGTCACTTCATCTTTTTTCCTCATAGTTGGAGTAGTTGTATGGATTCTTGAACATCGAAAAAATGACGAGTTTCGAGGGCCTCCTAAGAATCAGATTATCACAGTTCTATG GTTTGGCTTTTCTACTTTGTTCTTTGCACATA GAGAAAACACAGTGACCACACTTGGTCGAATCGTGGTGCTCATCTGGCTTTTCGTGGTTCTGATCATAAGCTCGAGCTATACTGCTAGCTTGACATCAATCCTCACAGTAGAACAGTTAATATCACCCATCAACGGAATTGATAGCTTGATAATGAACAATGAACCAATAGGATACCAAGTCGGCTCTTTCGCTCAGAACTATTTGAGTGAAGAACTTGACGTCCCAAAATCAAGACTTCTTGCTCTTGGCTCACCGGAAGAATATGCTACTGCGCTTGAGCAAGGAATTGTTGCTGCTGTGGTGGATGAGCTATCATATATCGAACGCTTCCTCTCAAACTACTGCAAGTTCTCAATAAGAGGCAATCAATTCACCAGAAGTGGATGGGGATTT GCATTTCCAAAAGACTCTCCTTTAGCCATCGACATGTCAACCGCCATTCTTGCTCTATCGGAAAATGGCGAACTCCAAAAGATTCACAATAAATGGCTGTCAAGAAAGGCTTGTGATTCACAAGGCTCCAATCTTCCATCAGAACAGCTTCAGTTACAGAGCTTCTGGGGTCTGTTCCTCATCTGTGGTAGCGTATGCGTTTTCGCCCTGTTAATGCATATGTGCTTGATGATGCGAAAATTCAGCCAACAAACCCCTGGAGTTTCTGAGCTTTCTAGACATGGAAGCAGTACTCCTTCAGAACGCTTACAGACTTTCATGTCATTCATTGATAAGAAAGAAGATCAACCAGTAAAGAGGTCAAAAAGAAAGCGGAAGGATACATTACCAAGTGTCTATGAGAAAGAAGATGAATACATTAATATATCCAAGAGAACACATATGGGAACTTCCCAGAATGGGTACAGTGGATGA
- the LOC107427171 gene encoding transmembrane emp24 domain-containing protein p24delta3, which produces MIMVMMKISGVAILLIICMVRNGGAIWLTLPPSGTKCVSEEIQNNVVVLGDYAVVSEEQPLTPTISVKVTSPYGNNLHKRENTTHGQFAFTTHEAGNYLSCFWVDGYNHGGGDVSVNLDWKTGIAAKDWESVARKEKIEGVELELRKLEGSVEAIHENLLYLKSREADMRNVSEKTNSRVAWYSMMSLAVCIAVSTLQLWHLKRFFQKKKLI; this is translated from the exons ATGATAATGGTGATGATGAAGATCAGTGGGGTCGCCATTCTCTTGATCATCTGCATGGTACGGAATGGTGGGGCCATCTGGCTTACTCTACCGCCATCAGGGACCAAATGTGTCTCTGAGGAAATCCAGAACAACGTTGTCGTTCTTGGTGATTACGCCGTCGTTTCAGAAGAGCAACCACTCACCCCCACCATCTCTGTTAAG GTGACATCTCCATATGGGAATAATCTTCATAAAAGGGAGAATACAACCCATGGTCAGTTTGCTTTCACAACGCATGAAGCTGGAAACTATTTGTCTTGTTTTTGGGTGGATGGTTATAATCATGGAGGTGGAGATGTAAGTGTAAATCTTGATTGGAAAACTGGTATTGCAGCCAAGGATTGGGAATCAGTTGCAAGGAAAGAGAAGATAGAG GGTGTTGAGCTTGAATTGAGAAAGCTTGAAGGATCAGTGGAGGCCATCCATGAGAATCTACTCTATCTTAAGAGCAG AGAGGCAGACATGAGAAATGTGAGCGAAAAGACAAATTCTAGAGTGGCATGGTATAGTATGATGTCCTTGGCTGTCTGCATTGCTGTTTCAACTCTGCAGTTATGGCACTTGAAGCGATTTTTCCAGAAGAAGAAACTGATCTAG